In Nicotiana tabacum cultivar K326 chromosome 2, ASM71507v2, whole genome shotgun sequence, the following proteins share a genomic window:
- the LOC107826648 gene encoding eukaryotic translation initiation factor 2 subunit beta isoform X1, whose product MAEEEYQKEMKGELQDEVADIAPFDPTKKKKKKKVVIQDPADDLVDSLAEKTESLSVSEGLETAFSGKKKKKKPAHTDLLSDEKENVADDVDDHFGDDEEAEGIVLHHYPWEGSDRDYEYEELLGRVFNILRENNPELAGDRRRTVMRPPQVLREGTKKTVFVNFMDLCKTMHRQPEHVMTFLLAEMGTSGSLDGQQRLVIKGRFAPKNFEGILRRYVNEYVICNGCKSPDTILSKENRLFFLRCEKCGSGRSVAPIKAGFVARVGRRKAGT is encoded by the exons ATGGCTGAAGAAGAATATCAAAAGGAGATGAAGGGGGAGTTGCAGGATGAGGTTGCTGAT ATTGCTCCTTTTGATcctacaaaaaagaagaaaaagaagaaggttgTAATTCAAGATCCTGCAGATGACTTGGTTGATAGCTTGGCTGAGAAAACTGAAAGTTTATCTG TTTCTGAGGGACTTGAGACTGCATTTTCtggtaaaaagaagaagaagaaaccg GCACACACTGACCTCCTGAGCGACGAGAAGGAAAACGTGGCTGATGATGTGGATG ATCATTTTGGAGATGATGAAGAAGCTGAAGGAATTGTTCTACATCATTATCCTTGGGAAGGAAGTGATCGAGATTATGAATACGAGGAG CTTTTGGGCCGAGTATTCAACATTCTCCGTGAGAATAATCCCGAGCTTGCTGGAGATAGGCGTAGGACAGTTATGAGGCCTCCTCAAGTTCTTCGTGAAGGAACAAAGAAAACTGTTTTTGTGAATTTCATGGATCTTTGCAAGAC GATGCACAGACAGCCGGAGCATGTTATGACTTTCTTGCTGGCTGAAATGGGAACAAGTGGATCACTTGATGGACAGCAAAGATTGGTTATCAAGGGAAGATTTGCTCCTAAGAACTTTGAAGGAATCTTGCGGCGCTATGTCA ATGAGTATGTCATCTGCAATGGCTGTAAAAGTCCGGATACTATTCTTTCAAAGGAGAACCGTCTTTTCTTCCTTAGATGTGAGAAG TGTGGATCTGGAAGATCGGTTGCTCCCATCAAGGCTGGTTTCGTTGCTCGTGTTGGCCGGCGGAAggctgggacctga
- the LOC107826648 gene encoding eukaryotic translation initiation factor 2 subunit beta isoform X2 → MAEEEYQKEMKGELQDEVADIAPFDPTKKKKKKKVVIQDPADDLVDSLAEKTESLSVSEGLETAFSGKKKKKKPAHTDLLSDEKENVADDVDDHFGDDEEAEGIVLHHYPWEGSDRDYEYEELLGRVFNILRENNPELAGDRRRTVMRPPQVLREGTKKTVFVNFMDLCKTMHRQPEHVMTFLLAEMGTSGSLDGQQRLVIKGRFAPKNFEGILRRYVMWIWKIGCSHQGWFRCSCWPAEGWDLSWVLGL, encoded by the exons ATGGCTGAAGAAGAATATCAAAAGGAGATGAAGGGGGAGTTGCAGGATGAGGTTGCTGAT ATTGCTCCTTTTGATcctacaaaaaagaagaaaaagaagaaggttgTAATTCAAGATCCTGCAGATGACTTGGTTGATAGCTTGGCTGAGAAAACTGAAAGTTTATCTG TTTCTGAGGGACTTGAGACTGCATTTTCtggtaaaaagaagaagaagaaaccg GCACACACTGACCTCCTGAGCGACGAGAAGGAAAACGTGGCTGATGATGTGGATG ATCATTTTGGAGATGATGAAGAAGCTGAAGGAATTGTTCTACATCATTATCCTTGGGAAGGAAGTGATCGAGATTATGAATACGAGGAG CTTTTGGGCCGAGTATTCAACATTCTCCGTGAGAATAATCCCGAGCTTGCTGGAGATAGGCGTAGGACAGTTATGAGGCCTCCTCAAGTTCTTCGTGAAGGAACAAAGAAAACTGTTTTTGTGAATTTCATGGATCTTTGCAAGAC GATGCACAGACAGCCGGAGCATGTTATGACTTTCTTGCTGGCTGAAATGGGAACAAGTGGATCACTTGATGGACAGCAAAGATTGGTTATCAAGGGAAGATTTGCTCCTAAGAACTTTGAAGGAATCTTGCGGCGCTATGTCA TGTGGATCTGGAAGATCGGTTGCTCCCATCAAGGCTGGTTTCGTTGCTCGTGTTGGCCGGCGGAAggctgggacctgagctgggttCTAGGATTGTAG